In Pseudomonadota bacterium, a single genomic region encodes these proteins:
- the yajC gene encoding preprotein translocase subunit YajC translates to MTGIAFAAAPAAGGAPGGILGGLLPFILIFVVFYFLLIMPQQKKAKKHQEFLKNLKKGDAVITTGGLYGEITGITDTVVTLEITDNIRVKVSRAHILGSAASAAQAEGGAKSGGG, encoded by the coding sequence ATGACAGGTATCGCTTTTGCAGCAGCACCCGCAGCCGGCGGGGCGCCGGGTGGGATTTTAGGTGGATTGCTGCCATTTATTCTTATTTTTGTGGTTTTTTATTTTCTGCTCATCATGCCGCAGCAGAAAAAGGCAAAGAAACATCAGGAGTTTCTTAAAAATCTTAAAAAAGGTGATGCCGTTATAACCACCGGCGGGCTGTACGGTGAAATAACCGGGATTACCGACACAGTTGTAACCCTGGAAATTACCGACAATATCCGCGTCAAAGTTTCAAGGGCGCATATACTGGGAAGTGCAGCCTCTGCAGCGCAGGCCGAAGGCGGTGCAAAATCCGGCGGTGGCTGA
- a CDS encoding cytochrome C, producing MTGKTQRLNKVTWLLVVAAAFVSLALAQNVSAAVLTADDCVKCHDAAPSDINSDGRKHKTEVSCVDCHEGGHPPKVTDIIPACSKCHEGTPHFDLTGCLGCHSNPHTPLLISLTDDMTDPCLTCHTEQMGQLQQYPSAHLEVACSKCHREKHGFIPECLHCHSGHTAKQTNTDCLSCHKPHMPLAVTYADDVASENCAGCHGDAYNLLVASEYKHSKLLCATCHKTKHKTIPACQDCHGMPHPAKMMEKFPKCGDCHGIAHDLNK from the coding sequence ATGACTGGAAAAACACAGAGATTAAACAAGGTTACATGGCTTCTTGTGGTTGCGGCTGCATTTGTGTCCCTTGCTTTGGCACAAAATGTTTCAGCCGCTGTGTTGACCGCTGATGATTGTGTCAAATGTCATGATGCTGCACCATCAGATATCAACAGCGATGGCCGCAAGCATAAAACCGAGGTAAGCTGTGTTGATTGTCATGAGGGGGGGCATCCTCCCAAGGTCACCGACATTATCCCTGCGTGCAGTAAATGTCATGAGGGAACACCGCATTTCGACTTGACCGGTTGTCTCGGTTGCCATAGCAATCCCCATACGCCGTTGCTTATCTCTTTGACGGATGATATGACCGATCCTTGTCTGACCTGCCATACGGAACAGATGGGACAATTGCAACAGTACCCCAGCGCTCACCTTGAAGTGGCATGTTCAAAATGTCACCGTGAGAAGCACGGCTTTATTCCTGAGTGTCTCCATTGCCATTCGGGTCATACGGCAAAGCAGACCAACACCGACTGCCTCTCCTGTCATAAACCGCATATGCCTCTTGCAGTAACCTATGCTGATGATGTTGCATCGGAGAATTGCGCAGGATGTCATGGGGATGCCTATAATCTGCTGGTCGCAAGCGAGTACAAACATTCGAAACTCCTTTGCGCCACATGTCATAAAACCAAGCATAAGACTATTCCTGCATGTCAGGATTGTCACGGCATGCCACATCCCGCCAAGATGATGGAGAAATTCCCGAAATGCGGCGATTGTCATGGTATTGCACATGATTTGAATAAGTAA